A part of Blastopirellula marina genomic DNA contains:
- a CDS encoding PQQ-binding-like beta-propeller repeat protein: MPLSYFGRLSLAFFSMLVFGIASPGLADDWPQWMGPQRDDVLREDGIIESIPDEGLKVKWRVPVAGGYAGPAVAGGRVFLTDYVADSNEIANDPGARQKRTGQERIQAFDVKTGKRLWEYAYERTYEISYAVGPRCTPTVDGSMVYMLGAEGDLICLDVETGGLIWRQSLKEDFGAEIPTWGCASHPLVFDDLLITMVGGEGQGVVAFNKKSGEVEWKSLDCKMGYAPPSVIEVGQTKQLIVYHPEGVVSLKPEDGTVYWEIPLTPSYEMSIARPMVDGNKMYASGIRTESVMMELDENKPAAKELWRGKAKNAVYSGTSTPLFVDGVIYGSDCNDGCLVAADAKNGDRLWTTFDATVPGVTRYIGHGTCFLTRIGDSHRYLIFSEVGDLLVAELTAEGFKSLGRFHVLEPTSEAFGRGVVWTHPAFADKTGYFRNDKELVAVDLEAK, encoded by the coding sequence ATGCCGCTGTCGTACTTTGGTCGTCTCTCCCTCGCTTTCTTCTCGATGCTGGTCTTTGGCATCGCTTCTCCTGGCTTGGCAGATGATTGGCCGCAATGGATGGGGCCTCAGCGAGATGACGTTTTACGCGAGGATGGCATCATCGAGTCGATTCCAGACGAAGGGTTGAAGGTGAAGTGGCGCGTCCCGGTCGCTGGGGGTTACGCCGGACCGGCTGTCGCTGGGGGGCGAGTCTTTCTCACTGATTACGTGGCCGATTCGAACGAAATTGCCAATGACCCAGGTGCTCGGCAAAAACGAACTGGTCAGGAGCGAATTCAGGCATTCGATGTCAAAACAGGGAAGCGTTTGTGGGAATATGCCTACGAACGTACCTATGAAATCTCGTATGCCGTAGGACCTCGATGTACGCCGACCGTCGATGGTTCGATGGTTTATATGCTGGGTGCGGAGGGGGATCTGATCTGTTTGGATGTCGAAACGGGCGGACTTATCTGGCGACAGAGTTTGAAAGAAGACTTCGGTGCAGAAATTCCGACGTGGGGCTGTGCTTCGCATCCGCTAGTTTTCGACGACCTGCTAATCACGATGGTGGGTGGCGAAGGCCAGGGTGTGGTCGCTTTCAACAAGAAGAGCGGCGAGGTTGAGTGGAAATCGCTCGATTGCAAGATGGGCTATGCCCCACCATCCGTGATTGAGGTGGGCCAAACAAAGCAGCTAATCGTCTATCACCCGGAAGGCGTTGTCTCGCTAAAGCCTGAAGATGGCACAGTTTATTGGGAAATCCCTCTGACGCCTTCCTACGAGATGTCGATCGCTCGTCCGATGGTGGATGGCAACAAGATGTATGCGAGCGGTATCCGAACCGAATCGGTAATGATGGAGTTGGACGAGAATAAGCCTGCCGCGAAGGAGTTGTGGCGAGGCAAGGCAAAGAATGCCGTCTACAGCGGAACCTCGACTCCTTTGTTTGTTGACGGCGTGATTTATGGCAGCGACTGCAATGATGGCTGTTTGGTTGCTGCCGATGCGAAGAACGGCGACCGACTCTGGACCACCTTCGACGCTACTGTCCCAGGCGTGACTCGCTACATTGGTCACGGCACCTGTTTCCTGACTCGCATTGGCGATTCGCATCGTTACTTGATCTTCAGCGAGGTGGGTGACTTATTGGTGGCAGAACTGACCGCCGAAGGCTTCAAATCGCTTGGACGTTTTCACGTGCTGGAGCCCACGAGCGAAGCGTTCGGCCGCGGCGTGGTTTGGACGCACCCTGCGTTTGCTGACAAGACCGGTTACTTCCGCAATGACAAAGAGCTGGTCGCGGTTGACCTGGAAGCAAAATAA
- the tgt gene encoding tRNA guanosine(34) transglycosylase Tgt yields MEPREDTLDDSPAKTAEADWFRYQLKHQDSTSSARRGVFTTPHGAVQTPAFMPVGTQGTVKGLEIGMVRQTGAEMILGNTYHLSLRPGDDIVAELGGLHKFMGWDGPILTDSGGFQIFSLAQMRKITEKEAVFQSHIDGRKIHLSPERSIEIQENLGSDIAMVLDHVVELPNEPKVIREAMDRSIRWAERCKVAATRKDQAQFAIVQGGLDEKLRVECAERLAALNFPGYAIGGLSVGEPPPEMYRILDATCPALPTEKPRYLMGVGRPEDLLEGIRRGVDLFDCVMPTRNGRNALAFTDEGTVRLRNAKYQRDPAPLDPKSVPQVAGLSRAYLRHLFMAKEMLGPILLTLHNVAYYQRLMREARQAIEEDRFEAFYEEKMRGWGSST; encoded by the coding sequence ATGGAGCCTCGAGAAGACACTTTGGACGATTCGCCTGCGAAAACAGCCGAGGCTGATTGGTTTCGCTATCAACTGAAGCACCAAGATTCGACCTCCTCGGCGCGGCGGGGTGTCTTTACCACGCCGCATGGTGCGGTTCAAACGCCTGCATTCATGCCGGTTGGAACCCAGGGGACCGTGAAAGGCCTCGAGATCGGCATGGTTCGGCAGACGGGTGCCGAGATGATCTTGGGAAACACCTACCATCTATCGCTTCGCCCAGGCGACGACATCGTGGCCGAGCTAGGTGGGCTGCATAAGTTCATGGGGTGGGATGGTCCCATTCTAACCGACAGCGGTGGCTTTCAGATCTTCAGCCTGGCTCAGATGCGAAAGATCACCGAGAAAGAAGCGGTCTTTCAATCACACATCGACGGCCGCAAGATTCATCTTTCGCCTGAGCGAAGCATCGAAATCCAAGAGAACTTGGGTAGCGATATTGCCATGGTGCTCGATCACGTGGTCGAACTGCCGAACGAGCCCAAGGTCATTCGTGAAGCGATGGACCGCTCGATCCGCTGGGCGGAACGCTGCAAAGTAGCCGCCACGCGCAAGGATCAGGCACAGTTCGCGATCGTTCAGGGGGGCCTCGACGAAAAACTGCGGGTTGAGTGTGCTGAGCGACTTGCGGCGTTGAATTTCCCTGGCTATGCCATTGGTGGCCTCAGTGTTGGTGAGCCGCCACCGGAGATGTACCGGATTCTGGACGCCACCTGCCCTGCTCTGCCGACGGAAAAGCCGCGGTACTTGATGGGCGTTGGTCGCCCCGAGGATTTGCTGGAAGGGATCCGTCGTGGGGTCGACCTGTTCGATTGTGTAATGCCGACGCGGAATGGCCGCAACGCGTTGGCATTTACCGACGAAGGAACGGTCCGTTTACGGAATGCCAAATATCAACGCGACCCGGCGCCGCTCGATCCGAAGTCGGTCCCTCAGGTGGCCGGGCTGAGTCGGGCCTATCTGCGGCACTTGTTCATGGCCAAAGAGATGCTCGGCCCTATTCTGCTGACGCTCCATAACGTGGCTTATTATCAGCGACTCATGCGCGAGGCACGCCAGGCGATCGAGGAAGATCGTTTCGAGGCGTTTTATGAAGAAAAGATGCGCGGTTGGGGATCGAGCACGTGA
- a CDS encoding DNA-directed RNA polymerase subunit alpha C-terminal domain-containing protein, with translation MIQGIDFDLKSVVLTNSSFGPEEIRQILRTVGRDYNAYSTLRDSVSELEGQSEERSPATNVRLGVCQFIMGHHDRAVGTLSAADGGALAHFYLGRSYFAMQDYDKAIEAFQSAQTAGYNRDDCQLGIVESLRSKGESEKALAMLDNMFGPVESTANYLYQRGATIASLGGNPAEVVALYERAVEADAGHAGALFGLALENDRRGNDVQALQLYQNAAAVFPSHVGALLNLGLLHEDRGEYDRATHCYQRVLDSYPTDKRARMYLKDAQASGDMYYDEEEQKKRDRMSQVLSIPVTDFELSVRSRNCLQKMGIMTLGDLCRCSEQELLASKNFGETSLIEIRDMLRSKGLELGQMSNDKQAAPEVAYDTSGLSADEQALLDRPIAELSLSVRARKCMVRLGISTIGELVRRTGDELLECKNFGVTSLNEVREKLTSYNIKLRGD, from the coding sequence ATGATTCAAGGAATCGATTTCGATTTGAAGAGCGTTGTTCTCACGAATTCGTCCTTCGGACCAGAAGAGATTCGTCAGATCTTGCGTACGGTCGGACGCGATTACAACGCCTACTCGACGCTACGAGATAGCGTCTCTGAGTTAGAAGGTCAGTCGGAAGAGCGTTCGCCGGCGACGAATGTTCGCCTCGGCGTATGCCAGTTCATCATGGGGCACCATGATCGTGCTGTTGGCACGTTGTCGGCTGCTGATGGCGGTGCTTTGGCTCACTTCTACTTGGGCCGCAGCTACTTCGCGATGCAGGACTACGACAAGGCGATCGAAGCTTTCCAGTCCGCTCAAACCGCCGGTTATAACCGCGACGATTGCCAGTTAGGAATTGTTGAGTCACTGCGAAGCAAGGGCGAGTCGGAAAAGGCCCTCGCGATGCTTGACAACATGTTTGGCCCGGTCGAATCGACCGCCAATTACCTATACCAGCGTGGTGCGACAATCGCTTCGCTTGGTGGTAATCCGGCCGAAGTCGTTGCACTGTATGAACGAGCGGTCGAGGCCGATGCGGGCCATGCCGGTGCTTTGTTCGGCTTGGCTTTGGAGAATGATCGCCGCGGTAACGACGTTCAGGCTTTGCAGCTTTATCAGAACGCCGCCGCAGTCTTCCCCAGTCACGTGGGTGCGCTTTTGAACCTTGGTTTGTTGCACGAAGATCGTGGCGAATACGATCGTGCCACGCATTGCTACCAGCGCGTCTTGGATTCGTATCCAACCGACAAGCGTGCTCGTATGTACTTGAAAGACGCTCAAGCTTCGGGCGACATGTACTACGACGAAGAAGAGCAAAAGAAACGCGACCGCATGTCGCAGGTGCTCAGCATCCCAGTTACCGATTTCGAGTTGTCGGTCCGCAGCCGAAACTGCCTGCAGAAGATGGGCATCATGACGCTGGGCGATCTGTGTCGCTGCTCGGAGCAGGAACTGCTGGCCAGTAAGAACTTTGGCGAAACTTCGCTGATCGAAATCCGCGACATGCTTCGCTCGAAGGGCTTGGAATTGGGGCAGATGTCCAACGACAAGCAAGCCGCTCCGGAGGTCGCTTACGACACATCCGGATTGTCGGCTGACGAGCAGGCGTTGCTGGATCGCCCAATTGCTGAGTTGAGCCTGTCGGTTCGTGCCCGTAAGTGTATGGTCCGCCTCGGTATCTCCACCATCGGAGAACTGGTTCGCCGTACTGGTGACGAACTGCTGGAATGCAAGAACTTTGGCGTGACCAGCTTGAATGAAGTCCGTGAAAAGCTGACTTCCTATAACATCAAGCTTCGCGGTGACTAG
- a CDS encoding diacylglycerol/lipid kinase family protein, whose translation MTATETRSQTSLGSAWLFINRIAGGIDRSHQHAQLRELLNRMGIAMREINSPSQLTAQWQDDSLPRPDFIISVGGDGTAAMIAGLTCGQVPIAIFPAGTENVLAKYLQIPTDFDAWAKMITKRQVRRYDAGMCGDRTFMLMLSAGFEAEVVHQVHDQRQGHLSKFNYVLPTFGLMRNYHYPKLDLDIELEDGTRTQTSGYWAFAFNFPRYALGLELTPKAKPDDGLLDVCVLTQKGFWATNSYICSLLSGSIAGRSDVTYFRARSLKIHCEEGSVPLQTDGDPAGFTDIDISVQPGYLPLVVPPTGKQI comes from the coding sequence GTGACTGCAACCGAAACTCGCTCGCAGACTTCGCTCGGTTCGGCTTGGTTGTTCATTAACCGCATCGCCGGCGGTATCGATCGGTCGCACCAGCATGCTCAGCTTCGCGAGTTGCTCAATCGAATGGGCATCGCCATGCGTGAGATCAACTCGCCGAGTCAGCTAACCGCTCAGTGGCAAGACGATTCGCTACCGCGTCCCGATTTCATTATCTCAGTCGGCGGCGACGGAACCGCAGCCATGATCGCTGGACTGACCTGTGGGCAAGTTCCGATTGCCATCTTTCCCGCCGGGACCGAGAACGTCCTGGCGAAGTATCTCCAGATTCCAACCGACTTTGACGCTTGGGCAAAGATGATCACCAAGCGGCAAGTGCGACGCTACGATGCTGGAATGTGTGGTGACCGGACATTCATGTTGATGTTGTCAGCCGGATTCGAGGCCGAAGTCGTCCACCAAGTTCACGACCAGCGGCAAGGGCACCTTTCTAAGTTTAATTATGTCCTTCCCACGTTCGGGCTCATGCGCAACTACCACTACCCCAAACTTGATCTCGATATTGAACTCGAAGACGGAACGCGGACCCAAACGAGTGGCTACTGGGCGTTCGCCTTCAACTTTCCACGCTATGCACTAGGGCTCGAACTCACCCCCAAGGCGAAGCCGGACGACGGCTTGCTGGACGTATGCGTGCTGACCCAGAAAGGGTTCTGGGCGACGAACTCGTATATTTGCTCCCTTTTATCAGGCAGCATCGCCGGACGCAGCGATGTGACTTATTTCCGAGCCCGCTCGCTGAAGATCCACTGTGAAGAAGGTTCAGTCCCGCTGCAAACCGATGGCGATCCGGCCGGTTTTACTGACATAGACATCTCCGTTCAGCCCGGTTACCTGCCGTTGGTCGTCCCCCCCACCGGTAAGCAGATCTAA
- the kdsA gene encoding 3-deoxy-8-phosphooctulonate synthase, protein MQPEFSLNAEGQLLLIAGPCVLETRDLAFEIAEQLCQIAQRHPIQLVFKASYDKANRTSIHSYRGLGLEEGLKLLEAVRSEFNIPVTTDVHESPQAAPVGEVCDILQIPAFLARQTDLLVAAAETGKAVNVKKGQFMAPWDMKHVVEKLKEAGAKQIMLTERGTFFGYGRLVNDMRALIEMRALGVPVVYDATHSVQEPGGLGSQTGGNRAMVAPLAKAAAAVGIDGLFLETHPNPDQSPSDGPNMVPLAELESLIDRVLAVRAATQG, encoded by the coding sequence ATGCAACCTGAGTTCAGCCTGAATGCCGAAGGGCAATTGTTGCTTATCGCCGGCCCCTGCGTTTTAGAGACGAGAGACTTAGCGTTTGAGATCGCTGAACAGCTTTGTCAAATTGCACAGCGACATCCGATCCAGCTTGTTTTCAAAGCATCATACGACAAGGCGAACCGTACTAGCATTCATTCGTACAGAGGATTAGGGCTGGAAGAAGGACTCAAATTGCTCGAAGCCGTGCGCAGCGAGTTCAACATCCCGGTTACGACTGATGTTCACGAGTCGCCGCAAGCTGCTCCCGTTGGCGAGGTTTGCGATATCTTGCAGATCCCCGCTTTCCTGGCACGTCAAACCGACTTGTTAGTTGCGGCAGCGGAAACTGGCAAAGCCGTGAATGTCAAAAAAGGGCAGTTCATGGCCCCCTGGGACATGAAGCATGTGGTCGAGAAGCTCAAAGAAGCCGGCGCCAAGCAGATCATGTTGACCGAGCGTGGCACTTTCTTTGGCTACGGCCGGTTAGTCAATGACATGCGAGCGCTCATCGAAATGCGTGCCCTCGGCGTACCGGTCGTTTACGATGCCACTCATAGCGTGCAAGAGCCTGGCGGACTAGGAAGCCAAACGGGTGGCAACCGAGCGATGGTCGCTCCGCTGGCCAAGGCCGCGGCTGCGGTCGGCATCGACGGACTTTTCCTCGAAACTCATCCTAACCCTGATCAATCCCCCAGTGACGGCCCGAACATGGTTCCCCTGGCCGAGCTGGAATCCCTTATAGACCGTGTTTTGGCCGTTCGCGCGGCCACCCAAGGTTAA
- a CDS encoding tetratricopeptide repeat protein, giving the protein MSCTHRLAIASILAATFLAGCYDNTRKHRTVADTQTDIATDPGSAKQFVDQAFTFIKDLDLYTKSASGAPVQDQVFQKLNRWLMAQPKDPQWQPDPMVAEMPESVQSLPRLQDLATRAFLPAPPGLAEVTYRGSEYDFILGTYWAKVISESIKQRWNDGKLNLPPELAAFVKAQENQTLTESEAEQLSIAYLLFDWTVRHIQPVREEEIVRDTFEAGTRRDFWRVMQVMQGDALERARVFIQLCRQQDLDAVVVQFGEKDPTTQVVGVHIGKELYLFDTAYGLPVATADGKGIQTLSRMVEHPEDLQAMASQTYPYSVSAEDLKHVTLLIEAPSTSLTHATDMLEQTLTGEEKLVLHVRPSLIKDRLKDLPGVTDVQLWTVPFEAEQSIFEWLSKPELALEFRKERQLYDFPGGIALARTLQLMGRFNSESQRPGARKILLDTRLMSRDLRNATINEKVEMLKAMGIDFGTDTQARDAYLDHMQQNANQWRELASFNLGVIALEEKEYRSALDFFENRTLEPFPQTKYKSAAFYNIGRSYEALLEADNADPSLAEQSVRYYTNDDDVLSPYRRGNTLRAERLIPPKKEDAKPVEEKEEPAENAKPEADTASPEESKPAADSTEQAAEPKR; this is encoded by the coding sequence ATGAGCTGCACCCACCGACTTGCTATTGCTTCCATTCTGGCTGCGACTTTCCTGGCTGGTTGTTACGATAACACGCGCAAGCATCGAACAGTGGCCGACACCCAGACCGATATTGCCACCGACCCAGGAAGCGCCAAACAGTTCGTCGATCAGGCGTTCACCTTCATTAAAGATCTTGATCTCTACACGAAAAGCGCTTCTGGGGCGCCCGTGCAGGACCAGGTCTTTCAGAAGCTCAACCGCTGGCTGATGGCTCAGCCGAAAGATCCGCAGTGGCAGCCAGACCCAATGGTCGCCGAAATGCCGGAATCAGTTCAGTCGTTGCCACGCTTGCAAGATTTGGCGACGCGTGCATTCCTGCCGGCACCTCCCGGCCTGGCGGAAGTCACTTACCGTGGCAGTGAATACGACTTCATCCTTGGAACTTATTGGGCCAAGGTGATCTCTGAGTCGATCAAGCAGCGTTGGAACGATGGCAAGTTGAATCTTCCGCCAGAGTTAGCCGCATTTGTCAAAGCGCAGGAGAACCAGACGCTTACCGAATCAGAAGCGGAGCAGCTTTCGATCGCCTACCTGCTATTCGATTGGACCGTGCGTCACATTCAACCCGTTCGCGAGGAAGAAATCGTCCGCGATACGTTTGAAGCTGGAACGCGTCGTGACTTTTGGCGGGTCATGCAAGTGATGCAGGGGGATGCCCTGGAGCGAGCCCGCGTCTTCATACAACTTTGCCGCCAACAAGATCTCGATGCGGTAGTCGTTCAGTTCGGCGAGAAAGATCCGACGACCCAAGTTGTCGGCGTTCACATTGGCAAAGAACTTTACCTTTTCGATACGGCCTACGGTCTACCAGTCGCCACCGCGGACGGCAAAGGAATCCAAACACTTAGCCGGATGGTTGAGCATCCTGAAGATCTTCAGGCGATGGCCTCACAGACCTATCCCTATTCGGTTTCGGCCGAAGACCTCAAGCATGTGACGCTCCTCATCGAAGCACCTTCGACTTCTTTGACCCATGCGACCGATATGCTCGAACAAACGTTGACAGGCGAAGAAAAGCTTGTTTTGCACGTCCGCCCGAGCCTAATCAAGGATCGCTTGAAGGACTTGCCTGGCGTGACCGATGTCCAGTTGTGGACCGTTCCGTTTGAAGCCGAGCAGTCAATCTTCGAGTGGCTCTCGAAACCGGAGTTGGCTCTCGAATTCCGTAAAGAACGCCAACTATACGACTTCCCAGGCGGAATCGCCTTGGCACGCACCCTCCAACTGATGGGACGCTTCAACTCTGAATCGCAACGCCCTGGGGCACGAAAGATCTTACTCGATACGCGTTTGATGTCCCGCGACCTGCGTAACGCGACGATCAACGAAAAGGTTGAAATGCTTAAAGCGATGGGCATCGATTTCGGTACCGACACGCAAGCACGCGATGCCTACTTAGACCACATGCAGCAAAATGCGAATCAGTGGCGAGAGCTGGCCAGCTTCAACCTCGGTGTCATCGCCTTGGAAGAGAAAGAATACCGGTCGGCGCTCGACTTCTTCGAGAACCGCACGCTCGAGCCATTTCCGCAGACGAAGTACAAGTCGGCCGCGTTCTACAACATCGGTCGCAGTTATGAAGCTTTGCTGGAAGCCGACAACGCCGACCCTTCATTGGCCGAGCAATCCGTTCGCTACTACACCAATGACGATGACGTTCTTTCTCCCTACCGCCGCGGCAACACTTTGCGAGCCGAGCGTCTAATTCCTCCGAAGAAGGAAGACGCCAAGCCCGTAGAGGAGAAAGAAGAACCCGCCGAGAACGCGAAACCGGAAGCAGATACCGCCAGCCCAGAAGAATCGAAGCCGGCAGCTGATTCCACAGAACAAGCCGCAGAACCTAAGCGATAG
- a CDS encoding phosphoribosylaminoimidazolesuccinocarboxamide synthase, translating to MGLNYPVRQGKVRDVYDLGDQVLLVASDRISAFDYILPTQIPDKGRVLTQMSQFWFESLEIPNHLITTDVAQMNLSGDGDFANLEGRSTLARKTEVVPIECVVRGYLAGSGWKEYQQSQTVCGIPLPAGLNQASRLPEPIFTPATKAESGHDENIPFERMVEIVGQEMAELLRDRSLAVYQAGAERALEHGIIIADTKFEWGVVDGEVILIDEVLTPDSSRFWPQDQYAEGMSPPSFDKQFVRDWLEQSGWDKNSEPPVLPDEIVQKTRGKYIEAYERITGRKFAW from the coding sequence ATGGGGCTTAATTATCCGGTCCGACAGGGCAAAGTTCGCGATGTGTACGATCTGGGAGACCAGGTTTTGTTGGTGGCGTCTGACCGAATTAGCGCCTTCGATTACATTTTGCCGACGCAAATCCCGGACAAAGGTCGCGTTCTGACGCAGATGAGCCAGTTCTGGTTCGAGTCGCTCGAGATCCCCAATCACCTGATCACAACCGATGTTGCTCAGATGAATCTGAGCGGCGACGGCGACTTTGCCAACCTGGAAGGCCGGTCGACCCTGGCTCGCAAGACGGAAGTTGTCCCGATTGAATGTGTTGTCCGCGGTTATCTGGCCGGGTCTGGCTGGAAGGAATATCAGCAGAGTCAAACGGTGTGTGGGATTCCGCTGCCGGCCGGTTTGAACCAGGCCTCACGCTTGCCGGAGCCGATCTTCACGCCAGCCACCAAAGCAGAGTCTGGCCACGACGAGAACATTCCGTTCGAGCGCATGGTCGAGATCGTTGGGCAAGAGATGGCCGAGCTGCTGCGGGATCGAAGCTTGGCCGTTTATCAGGCGGGGGCTGAGCGTGCCTTAGAACACGGAATTATCATCGCGGATACCAAATTCGAATGGGGCGTCGTCGATGGCGAAGTGATTCTGATCGACGAAGTCCTAACGCCCGATAGCTCACGCTTCTGGCCCCAAGATCAGTACGCCGAAGGAATGAGTCCGCCGTCGTTTGACAAGCAGTTCGTCCGAGACTGGCTCGAGCAAAGTGGTTGGGACAAGAATAGCGAACCACCTGTCTTGCCGGACGAGATCGTCCAAAAGACACGCGGCAAATACATCGAAGCCTACGAAAGAATCACCGGCCGCAAGTTCGCCTGGTAA
- a CDS encoding DUF1080 domain-containing protein, whose amino-acid sequence MTFLRAFVASLLVIALLGVPVFAKDGPNKPDDQQIEKQEKKKESKKKDRDDKKKEGKKKKDKAKKDSDKKKTKPKKDDQKQKDDDKSEKAQSKKDEPTPAKRPEPKPESKPEPKPESKPEPKPESKPEPKPESKPEPKPEPKPEPKPEPKPVPKPAPKPDPRKFAVTELSKVDADFALQGEYYGKIRLPNGTLEDVGIQVIARGDGNFVGRQLRGGLPGNGWDNGAQLDLEGKREGRRALLFHGDYRVSVEDNRANVVNSNGDTLGILMRVDRKSKFLGLKPTPNAVVLFDGTSTEHFVNGKIDENGNLQFGTVTKRPVGDFRLHLEFRLPYMPYATGQARSNSGLYIQERYEVQILDSFGLNPQFNDCGSLYRTKIPDLNMSFPPLSWQTYDVYFTAARFDEEGKKISSARISVVHNGILVQDNYEIPNKTGAGKQEGPNPGVIKLQDHGNPVVFRNIWIEYLNEPVVISEELPTPAK is encoded by the coding sequence ATGACGTTCCTTCGTGCCTTTGTCGCCTCTCTTCTTGTAATTGCACTTCTAGGTGTTCCCGTCTTCGCCAAAGACGGGCCCAATAAGCCCGACGACCAGCAGATAGAAAAGCAGGAGAAAAAGAAAGAGTCCAAGAAGAAGGACCGCGACGACAAGAAAAAAGAGGGCAAAAAGAAGAAGGACAAAGCCAAAAAGGATTCCGACAAGAAGAAGACCAAGCCCAAGAAGGACGACCAAAAGCAGAAAGACGACGACAAGTCGGAAAAGGCCCAGTCCAAAAAGGACGAACCAACGCCCGCCAAAAGGCCGGAACCAAAACCTGAGTCCAAGCCGGAACCAAAACCTGAGTCCAAGCCAGAACCGAAACCTGAGTCCAAGCCAGAACCAAAACCTGAGTCCAAGCCAGAGCCAAAACCTGAGCCTAAGCCAGAGCCTAAGCCAGAGCCCAAACCGGTTCCGAAGCCAGCTCCTAAGCCTGATCCTCGGAAGTTTGCCGTGACCGAGCTTAGCAAGGTCGATGCGGACTTCGCTTTGCAGGGCGAGTACTACGGTAAGATTCGCTTGCCCAATGGAACACTGGAAGACGTTGGCATCCAGGTGATCGCTCGCGGTGACGGCAACTTCGTGGGTCGTCAGCTACGGGGTGGTCTGCCTGGAAACGGTTGGGACAACGGTGCCCAACTTGACTTGGAAGGTAAACGGGAAGGGCGTCGTGCGTTGTTGTTCCACGGCGACTATCGCGTTTCCGTCGAAGACAACCGAGCCAACGTTGTTAATTCCAACGGCGATACGCTCGGCATCCTGATGCGTGTTGATCGCAAGAGTAAGTTCCTCGGCCTCAAGCCAACTCCAAATGCGGTCGTCTTATTCGATGGCACGTCGACCGAACATTTCGTCAACGGCAAGATCGATGAGAACGGCAATTTACAGTTCGGCACCGTGACCAAACGTCCGGTGGGTGACTTCCGTCTTCATCTAGAATTCCGTTTGCCGTACATGCCTTACGCGACAGGTCAGGCCCGCTCGAACAGCGGACTTTATATTCAGGAACGGTACGAAGTTCAGATCCTCGATTCGTTCGGCCTCAATCCACAATTCAACGATTGCGGCTCGCTATATCGCACGAAGATTCCTGACCTGAACATGAGCTTCCCGCCTCTCTCATGGCAGACTTACGATGTCTACTTCACCGCAGCACGCTTCGATGAGGAAGGCAAGAAGATCAGCTCGGCCCGAATCAGTGTCGTGCACAACGGTATCCTGGTTCAGGATAACTACGAAATCCCCAACAAGACCGGGGCGGGCAAGCAGGAAGGCCCGAATCCTGGCGTGATCAAGCTGCAAGATCACGGCAACCCCGTGGTCTTCCGCAACATCTGGATCGAGTACCTGAATGAACCAGTGGTTATCTCGGAGGAACTTCCCACGCCGGCCAAGTAA